CTCTTCCCCAATCGACCCCTGACGTTGCGGATTACCATTAATCCCTCCAGCGGTGTTTTCACAAATACCAAGAGCGTCCACAAAAAAACAGGATTGGGCCTCAACTCTGCTTGGAGCCTCAACCTGACGGTCTTACCGGAAGAAATTGTGGAGATGGCCCATTGGGTCGCCAGCTGGATTCACTCCCAGGATAATGACAGCATTACCATTGCTGCTCCTTATCGACTCAAAGTCACGTCCGCTGACAACAACGACTCTCAAGTTTGGACTCAAACGGCTTGGTATAGCCTCAATCCAGAAGAGCAGCCCGTTGCTCCTGTCGACCAGCCCCAAGCGGCTTAATGACGTCAACTCGGATCGCCCAGTCTGTCACTGCGCTTAGACTCGCAGGGTTCTACTCAGACCCACTGGGCGACCATCTCCAATTCAGGAATGGCAAAGCCTCCTCACCACGCTAAAGTGAGGACGATTCTTCCTGACAAATAGCACTTGTGAAACCGTCGAATTCTGCCCCGACTAAACCTTGGAATGCCAGGGAAACCGTAGGATTAACAATCCTAATTTTGGTGGTTTTCTTCAGTATCAGTAGTGCGATCGCACTCTTCTTCGTCATCTTGCAAATGGTGCAAGACCCCAGTCTCACCCCAGAAGCAGTCCTGGCAGAGATCGAAAAAGATGGCCTGGTCCTATCCCTAGCCACCCTGATCTCGGGTATCGTTACGAGCGGGATGATTTACGCGCTGTTAAAGGTTCGTCCGGCCTTGACCGTTAAACAGTACCTCGCCCTCCGCAAACCGCGGTGGACCGCCTGGTTCATCTGGAATGGGCTATTACTGGCCCTGATTTTGCTATCAGAATCGATTCTGCGGTCTTTTGAATATCAAGACACCTTTACTGCCGAACTCTATCAAACCGCTCAATTTCCCATCCTGCTCTACATTGCCATTGTGGGAATTGCGCCTGTGTTTGAGGAACTCCTCTTTCGGGGGTTCCTATTCCACGGTCTTCAATCTTCACGGCTGGGGTCTGGCGGTGCCATTGTCATTACGGCAGTCGGCTGGGCCATCTTACATGTTCAGTATGGCCCGCTAGTGATCAGCCAAATCGTTTGCTTTGGCCTGCTGTTTGGAGTCGCCCGTTGGCAAACGCATTCCTTGTTTGTTCCGCTTTCTATGCATTGTCTCAACAATTTTTTAGCTTTGTTGACCACCAGCTTGCAGCACCCTTGAAATCAGCACTCCAGAGCACCGTCATACCAAGAGTTTCTCTGCCACAGGACAACACTCGATTCATCCCAAATGACTACTGCTAAACTAAAGTACGAACGCTTTAACGCGATATTTACGTACGCCTGATTCAAGTCTTACAACGGTTGAAGTCATTATGCCTAGCGACAATTTTATAGATAAAGCTTTTTCAGCAATGTCCGATGTCGTCATGAAAGTCATTCCTACGGATAAAAAGTCCAAAGATGCTTTCAAGTACTATCGGTCTGGAATGGCGGCTCAGGTAGATGGCAACTATGCAAAAGCACTGGGCAACTATACCGAAGCACTCACTCTAGAAGAAGATCCCTTCGACAAAAGTTATATCCTCTACAACATGGGATTGATTTTTGCCAATAATGGCGATCATGAAAAAGCCTTGGATTACTACCATCAATCGTTAGAGTTAAATCCAAATTTAGTCCAGGCGTTATATAACACTGGGGTCATTCTCCATTACAAGGGCGAGCAAGCAGAAGAAGCCACCGAATTGGATGAAGCCGAACGCTTTTTCGCTTTAGCCGCCGACTTCTGGAAGCGCGCCATTAAAATTGCCCCCAACAACTACAGTGAAGTGCAAAATTGGCTGAAGACAACGGGACGCATCGGCGTCGGTTAGCACTAGCCCAACCTAGAGAGATTCTGCAACAAGTCTTCCACAGCTCTCTTCTCTCACTCCAGCGCTGATATCAAAATGCAAGAATCAGTTATAGTCCCCTTGGAGATCTCCAAGGGGACTTATGGTGTAGGAGATGGCGATGCTTATCCAGTTTGAGCCAATAACAAACCCACCCCAATGACTGCAATGAAAGCTCCCAACCATGCTCGGGAACTGATGCGCTCACCCATTAACACGGCAATGGGCAATACAAATAAGGGGCTCGTGGCATTCAAGGTTTGGGAAATCCCCGTCACCGTGTACTTGAGGGAGAGCTGCTGCAGCCAAATCCCCAAATAGGTCCCGGCAAACGAGGCCGCAAACAGTCGGAGCAGCAGATCGGTAGTGTTCATAGCCTGCCACCAGGCCTGTAACTGCTGCCGCATCACCCCCCAAACCACCACCACAATCACGCCGGCCGCCAACCGCAACAAAGCCCCCCATTGTGGGCTGACCGCCGTATTGTCCAATGCCGCCCGCGAGAGAATCGCGCCAATGGCCTGAGCTAAAGAAGCCAAGAATGCATAGAACAAACCACGTCCTTGCTGTGTCGCAGCATGGGTTTCAGCCGCCCGTTCACTAATTACCCAGACAATTCCCATAATGGTGACAGCAATCCCACCCCAGGCAAACGGAGAGAGCTGCTCCCGCAAAAACCACAGGGCCAGACAGGCCGATATGGGAGGCGCTAGGGTGCCTAATAACAGCGTCCGCCGGGCCCCCAGATACCGTAATGCTTCCAGATACACCGTATCGCCAAACCCAATGCCAATGGCCCCACTCAAGAGCAACAACAGGCTGCTTCTTCCAGCCAACGCTGGAGCATCGAGACCCTGAACAACAATGGTGATTCCCAGTAGGGCAATCGCGATCACCCCTTTACCTAGATTCAAGGCTAAGGCAGGGGCTCGACGGCCTAAGGTCGCATAAATCATCGAAGCCACGGCCCACAGGAACGCCGCACTAACAGCCGCGATTTCTCCAATCATGGTATCTGGTGATGACTCATCAGGGATGTCGAAGTAGCTAGTGTTGGCATTCCAAGTATTTTTGACCTTTAAATTGGGAAGACTGGCAAATATTATGCTCTTGCGGATCTATTTTGGAAAGACAAGGGCTTAGGCTTAACAATGGTATGTCCTGGGGAGTAATTTGTGGCAATACACCTTCGTAACTGGCTGGCGGATCATCTAGAGATCAGTCCTCGCCGTAAAGCAGAAATCTATCACAGCCTCCTCGATTCAGTCAGTTTAGGGGATATCAGTTACTGGCTGCAGGTGCTTTTCTCGGCAGGCATTGCCACTCTCGGATTGGTCTTAAATAGTCCAGCCGTCATTATTGGTGCCATGCTCATTTCTCCTTTGATGGGAGGCATTTTGGCCAATGGCTTAGCCTTTGCTGTGGGTGATTTGGTCTTAGGCACCCGGGCTATCGTGAATTTAGCAGTGAGCTGTCTGGCTGCCATTGTCTTTGCCATCCTGATTATTGCCCCTATTCCTTTTAAAGAACTCACCCCTGAAATTGCGGCCCGGACACAGCCGAATGCCCTAGATCTATTTATTGCCTTGTTCTCTGGGGCTTTAGGGTCGATTGCCACAGCCAAAGAGCCTAAGGGCGTGGTTACATCCATTCCCGGAGTAGCGATCGCTGTGGCCCTGATGCCACCCCTTTGTGTGGTCGGCTACGGTATTGGTATCCGTCTCAGCTCTGATGTGGTAGGCATTGGGGGCTTTCAAGTGGCCCGTGGGGGAGGGTTATTATTCTTAACTAATCTAGCCGCCATCACCTTAATGTCCATGTTGGTGTTTTTGGCCCTCAATATCGGCATGCCCGAAGTCAAATCCCAGGCCGTCGAATGGCATGAACAGGATCCCGAAAGCCGATGGGTCAAAAATTTACTGACGCGTCTGCCGGTTACCAATCAGCTCCAGAAAATTGGCAGTTTACCCAGCCGACTCGCGGTAATTTTACTCCCCATCCTGGTGTTACTGGTTCCTCTCAGTCAATCTTTTTCGCGATTACAGACACAGTTAGCTCAGAAACAGGAAGATAACGCCCTGCGCCGACTAGCCACCACGATCTGGCAAGGTAATTTTGCCAATACGGCCACTGGAGAACCTCGGTCCTACATTAGCCAGTTGAATACAACTGCCATCGAGGATAAGCTAACGGTGCAGTTAACGGTATTTACCAGCGAACCGTATACTCTCGACGAGCGGCAGCGGTTCAGAGAGACCCTGGCCCGCCAATTAAACCGACCGGCCAATTCTCTGGATATCCAGTTGATTGAGATTTTAACGGCTTCCAATGAGCTGCTAGCTCGGCTCTCCGATGACCCGGTGGTGACAGAACCTATCACCCCAGAAGCTTCACCCATCAGCGTCTCCCAGGCTCAGGTTAATTTACTGCAAACGGTTGATACTGCCTTGGGAACGATGGTACTTCCCGCTCCTGCTCTCCCCCTCCGTCACGAAGTCAGCACGAGTGCGATTGCCCCCCTCACTCTAAAAATTTTCTATCTCAGCAATCGTGACATTGGGGGTGATGCCCAAACATTACTGCGAGAAGACCTGCGCAATCGACTCCAGTCGCCGATGACTCAGGTCATTTTGGAGCGAGTACCGACGTTCCCCACCCCCTTAACTTTTGAATTAGACCTGTCAGCCATTTCTCCCGAGAGTCAACAAACGTTGAATCAGGTGGGCACGATTCTGCAACAGCAGCCTAATTTGTCGGTGGATATTGTGGCTCGGGCCGAAACCTTAGAAAATCCCGTGATGAACAGTAATCGGATCAAAGCAGTCCAAACGTTTTTGACCCAAACTTGGCGCATCGATCAACAGCGCATCAACAGCCGATCAGGTCCTGAGTTGGAGCGGGGAGAACAGCCTACTATTCTGCTCAAAATTAACATGTAGTCCTGGTTAGCCAATCGTCAGACAGCCGTCGTAGGGGACTTTATCAGAGCTTCCATAACGCGTTGAAGACTGGAATCAAGGCGTCTTAAAATCCTAAGCATTCACCAAAAAAGACGGTATAGTTGGGAAATTATCAATATCTCAACTAAATGACTCTATATTCAATTCTATCTAGCCGTGGCTCATATTTTCTCTAGCTGATGAAATTAATAGCTATTATTCGGGAATGATAAGACTAGAGATGCGTGATCAAGATCACAGGTGCAAACGGCTATAGTCACTGCTAGCAAAGGCTGTAACTAACATGCTGGATAGCAAACCTGTACACCGGTTCCGCAGAGATTGTCACAGTTGGGTGTCGATCCTAAATCACACCGTAGGGAGAAACAAGCCATGTCTGTGGTTCTAGCAGAACGATTTGCACATAATCCAGATTGGTCCAAAGTTCAGCCGCATAATTGCGATCGCGCCCAAGAATTGGTGACTTTAATCCAGGCTCAAATTCATCAGGACCGCGAAGCCCTGGCCGATGACTACTACGGTTGGATTTACGAACTAAACAAGTTATTAAGTAGCCTGTAAACTCTCTTCTTGCTCTGCGAGTCACATCCAGGTCATATACGAGTAACGTTAGAGTGAGATGACATGTCAGTTAAGATTTGTCAACAATCCAGATCACAACGACCCAAAAAACTTGGAAGCCCCAAACCTTCCAACCGATGACAGATGTTGCAGGTATGGGATCTGCGATCGCAACCGACCAACACCACACCTATTTTTTGCACTACACGTCAGGGCTTTCCATTCTAGAACCTGGACAAGCAAACCCTACTTTCATTGATCTGTCAGCGTTGAGCTATATGCGAGATCTCCTGATTGACCAGAAGGGCAATCTTTGGGTAGGAGGATGGAAGCAGTTAGTTCGACTACGCTGCCAAGGAAATCAGTGGAGTCAAGACCATTATCGCCTCACTCATTCAGTCTTAATCTCTCCTTAAGTCAGTTAATTCATACCTGTTAAGACTTGTGCTTTCTAAGGTTCATTTTTTTGTATCCACCAATACAACAATCAACCGATAGACTTGATATTTCTTGTATACATACTCTATTCATCAAAAAACAATAATTCCTTAAAAAATACTTGTTTCTAGGGTTCCGATTTGAGTTCCGTCCTTACTTAAATGCCTGGTCCAAGAGAAACAGCTAGCTGCTTTCATACCTGTTTTATACCGGTTGGCAGTGAGTGACACGGAGGGATAAAAGCCCGGGAGAATGAACATTAACGCCGTATCCGTTAATGGTTGTCTCCGCGGGTTTTGTGTTTTAAATGGACAGGGCTCATCTTCCTCTAAAATGACGAAGGAGAAACAACATCAATAAAGAAATTAGCTTGACGAAGTAAAAAACACATTTTCTCGATATTATGGCTGAAAATCCGACCTTTGGTCCTCCAAACTCTAATCCTGATTTTTCTTCCACCGAGGCCAATCGTGCCTTAGAAAAAGAAGCACAACTCCCCCTCACAGGCTGGCAACAAGAAGTCGATCGAGGATTAGAACTGGGCTTAGAAGCAGCAGCTAGCATCCGGGATCGCAGCATTCCTACCTTCTCACGAGGAGAACTGCCCCACTATGCAGGTATCAACACCTTTCTCAAAGCGCCTTACCTAGAAGATGTGCGTAAAGTCGGTGAGTACGATATTGCTGTTGTGGGCGTTCCCCATGACTCAGGCACCACCTATCGTCCCGGCACACGCTTCGGTCCTCAGGGCATTCGTCGGATTTCAGCCCTCTATACCCCCTACAATTTCGAGATGGGCATCGATTTGCGGGAGCAGATTACCCTCTGTGACGTGGGCGATATCTTCACTATCCCCGCCAACAACGAAAAATCCTTTGACCAAATCTCTAAAGGAATAGCCCATATCTTCAGTTCTGGGGCTTTTCCCATTATTTTAGGAGGTGATCACTCCATTGGATTCCCCACCGTTCGCGGCGTCTGCCGCCATTTGGGAGATAAGAAAGTCGGTATCATCCACTTCGATCGCCATGTGGATACCCAAGAAACCGACCTAGATGAGCGCATGCATACCTGTCCTTGGTTTCATGCCACCAACATGGATAACGCTCCCGCTAAAAACCTGGTACAGCTAGGCATCGGTGGTTGGCAAGTGCCTCGCCAAGGGGTCAAGGTCTGCCGAGAGCGAGCCACTAATATCTTGACCGTCACTGACATTACCGAAATGGGTCTAGATGCTGCCGTTGACTTCGCCCTAGAAAGAGCCTTGGACGGCACAGACTGTGTGTATATCAGTTTCGACATTGACTGTATTGATGCCGGATTTGTCCCCGGTACCGGCTGGCCAGAACCCGGTGGTCTCATGCCCCGAGAAGCGCTCTATATGCTCGGTAAAATCATTCGACAAGCGCCCGTCTGTGGCCTGGAAATTGTCGAAGTTTCGCCCCCCTATGACGTCAGCGATATGACCTCTCTGATGGCCACGCGGGTGATCTGCGATACCATGGCCCATCTGGTTCTCTCTGGACAACTGCCCCGTCAGCAAACACCCGACTATATTCACCCTGAAGCCAATATGGCAGTGGGTTCTGAGTGGGTTTAGGCCATGCATGAAACAGACATGACCAAGGCCCTGATCATGACGGTCAAAGATTGGTACGACTCCCAACCCGAAGATCCAAAAATCACCAAAATTCATTTGGTTGTCGGTCGGTTTACCTGTGTTGAACCCGTCAGCTTGCAGTTCGCCTATGAAGTTCAAACCCGTGACACTTTCTTAGCCGGGACAGAACTGGTGATTCGAGAAACGCCTTTAATCGCCTTTTGTCACCCCTGCCAAAAAGAATATTCCCCAGCCATCGGCTTGCAGTATTCCTGTCCTGACTGTGGAACGCCGATGGAAGACATCCGGTCCGGTCGCGAACTCAAAATTGACCATATCGAATATTGTTCTGATTCAGCCCAAGCTTATGCACCAAACTGTTGACGCCGCCCTAGGCATTAACCTCTTACATGCCAATCAAGAAGGGGCCAAT
The Acaryochloris marina S15 genome window above contains:
- a CDS encoding DUF389 domain-containing protein, which translates into the protein MAIHLRNWLADHLEISPRRKAEIYHSLLDSVSLGDISYWLQVLFSAGIATLGLVLNSPAVIIGAMLISPLMGGILANGLAFAVGDLVLGTRAIVNLAVSCLAAIVFAILIIAPIPFKELTPEIAARTQPNALDLFIALFSGALGSIATAKEPKGVVTSIPGVAIAVALMPPLCVVGYGIGIRLSSDVVGIGGFQVARGGGLLFLTNLAAITLMSMLVFLALNIGMPEVKSQAVEWHEQDPESRWVKNLLTRLPVTNQLQKIGSLPSRLAVILLPILVLLVPLSQSFSRLQTQLAQKQEDNALRRLATTIWQGNFANTATGEPRSYISQLNTTAIEDKLTVQLTVFTSEPYTLDERQRFRETLARQLNRPANSLDIQLIEILTASNELLARLSDDPVVTEPITPEASPISVSQAQVNLLQTVDTALGTMVLPAPALPLRHEVSTSAIAPLTLKIFYLSNRDIGGDAQTLLREDLRNRLQSPMTQVILERVPTFPTPLTFELDLSAISPESQQTLNQVGTILQQQPNLSVDIVARAETLENPVMNSNRIKAVQTFLTQTWRIDQQRINSRSGPELERGEQPTILLKINM
- a CDS encoding DMT family transporter produces the protein MIGEIAAVSAAFLWAVASMIYATLGRRAPALALNLGKGVIAIALLGITIVVQGLDAPALAGRSSLLLLLSGAIGIGFGDTVYLEALRYLGARRTLLLGTLAPPISACLALWFLREQLSPFAWGGIAVTIMGIVWVISERAAETHAATQQGRGLFYAFLASLAQAIGAILSRAALDNTAVSPQWGALLRLAAGVIVVVVWGVMRQQLQAWWQAMNTTDLLLRLFAASFAGTYLGIWLQQLSLKYTVTGISQTLNATSPLFVLPIAVLMGERISSRAWLGAFIAVIGVGLLLAQTG
- a CDS encoding photosystem I assembly protein Ycf3; this encodes MPSDNFIDKAFSAMSDVVMKVIPTDKKSKDAFKYYRSGMAAQVDGNYAKALGNYTEALTLEEDPFDKSYILYNMGLIFANNGDHEKALDYYHQSLELNPNLVQALYNTGVILHYKGEQAEEATELDEAERFFALAADFWKRAIKIAPNNYSEVQNWLKTTGRIGVG
- a CDS encoding agmatinase family protein, producing the protein MAENPTFGPPNSNPDFSSTEANRALEKEAQLPLTGWQQEVDRGLELGLEAAASIRDRSIPTFSRGELPHYAGINTFLKAPYLEDVRKVGEYDIAVVGVPHDSGTTYRPGTRFGPQGIRRISALYTPYNFEMGIDLREQITLCDVGDIFTIPANNEKSFDQISKGIAHIFSSGAFPIILGGDHSIGFPTVRGVCRHLGDKKVGIIHFDRHVDTQETDLDERMHTCPWFHATNMDNAPAKNLVQLGIGGWQVPRQGVKVCRERATNILTVTDITEMGLDAAVDFALERALDGTDCVYISFDIDCIDAGFVPGTGWPEPGGLMPREALYMLGKIIRQAPVCGLEIVEVSPPYDVSDMTSLMATRVICDTMAHLVLSGQLPRQQTPDYIHPEANMAVGSEWV
- a CDS encoding CPBP family intramembrane glutamic endopeptidase, giving the protein MKPSNSAPTKPWNARETVGLTILILVVFFSISSAIALFFVILQMVQDPSLTPEAVLAEIEKDGLVLSLATLISGIVTSGMIYALLKVRPALTVKQYLALRKPRWTAWFIWNGLLLALILLSESILRSFEYQDTFTAELYQTAQFPILLYIAIVGIAPVFEELLFRGFLFHGLQSSRLGSGGAIVITAVGWAILHVQYGPLVISQIVCFGLLFGVARWQTHSLFVPLSMHCLNNFLALLTTSLQHP
- the hypA gene encoding hydrogenase maturation nickel metallochaperone HypA, with amino-acid sequence MHETDMTKALIMTVKDWYDSQPEDPKITKIHLVVGRFTCVEPVSLQFAYEVQTRDTFLAGTELVIRETPLIAFCHPCQKEYSPAIGLQYSCPDCGTPMEDIRSGRELKIDHIEYCSDSAQAYAPNC